Below is a window of Mycolicibacterium chitae DNA.
ATATCCCATACCGCCCACACCTTTCCGTCCTTGACCGTCATCGCCGCGATCCGCGGCATCATCTCGGCAAAACCCGATTCGACGGGCTGGCCGGCAGTGAAAGAGCCCAACTCGCCGTTGATCAGCGCCAGTCGTTGCGACGTGACGAATCCCGGCCCATAGCGCTGGGCCAGCCCGAGCAGGAACCGGGCCACCTTGTCGGGCCCGATGATGACCTGGGCGGCGGTCGGTGCCCGCCGGTTGGCATCCCCGGTGAAGCGCACCTCGGGATGCAGCAGCGCCACCACGGCGGCCAGGTCGCCGGCCGCGATCGCGGCCATCAGCTGCCCGACGACCTCGTCATGCTGCGAGTCGGACGGCGGGGCGGGTGCCTGCGCCACCGCGCGCCGGGCCCGCGAACCCAGCTGACGCGCGGCGGCCGCGCTGGTCCCCAGCACCTCGGCGACCTCCGGGAAGGACATCCCGAACCCGTCGTGCAGCACGAAGGCAACCCGTTGATCTGGCGAAAGACGTTCCAGCACAACCATTGCCGCGTACCGCGCACCCTCGGCGGCGACGACGGCGGCCAGCGGGTCATCGGCGCCGTGCTCCACCACGACGGGCTCGGGCAGCCAACTGCCGACGTAGTTCTCCCGGCGGTGCGCGGCCGACCGCAGCCAGTCCAGGCTCAGCCGGCTCACCACGGTCGTCAACCATGCGCGCAGGTCGGCGATCTCGCGGCGCCGCTCCCCCAGTCCGGCCCACCGCAGCCACGCGTCCTGCACCATGTCCTCGGCATCGGCGACCGTGCCGGTCAGCCGGTAGGCCACGGCAAGAAGGTGGGGCCGCACCGCCTCGAATTCGACGGCTCCCGCGCTCGAGGTCACCCGTCCAGCCTATTCCGTCGTTGCACCGACGCCGCGCCCTCGGCGACCGTACTATCCCTGAGCATGGCAATTGCGGAGCCACCCGCACGTCCCCGCTCGGACAAAGGCCTGCAAGCCGACGCGCTGGGCCTGGTGGGCAACATCGTCATCGGACTGGCGGCCACCGCGCCGGCCTACAGCCTGGCGGCGACGCTGGGCTACATCGTGTTGGCGGTCGGTGAGAAGGCGCCGTCGATGTTCGTGCTCGCCTTCATCCCGATGCTGATGGTGGCGTTCGCCTACCGCGAACTGGCGCGCGACACCCCGGACTGCGGGACCACGTTCACGTGGGGCACCAAGGCTTTCGGGCCGTGGATCGGCTGGATCGGCGGCTGGGGTCTGGCCGTCTCGGCGATCATCGTGCTGGCCAACGTCGCCGAGATCGCGGCGATCTATCTGTTCCGGTTCGTCGGGCTGGATTCGCTGGCCGAGTCGCTGACCGCCAAGGTGTTGCTCGGCTCGTTCTTCATCATCGCGATGACGGTGGTCAGCGCGCGCGGCATCGTGCTGTCGGAGCGGATCCAGAGCGTCCTGATGGTGATCCAGTTCGTGATCCTGATCGGCGTCAGCGTGATCGCCCTGGTGCGGGTGTTCGCCGGCACCGCCGGCGAACAGGCGGTGCTGCCGTCGTGGAGTTGGCTGTGGCCCTCGGGACTGGACGCCAGTTCCATTGCGGCGGCGGTGATCCTCTGCATCTTCATCTACTGGGGCTGGGACGCCTGCCTGGCCGTCGGCGAGGAGACCAAGGACTCGGAGAACACCCCGGGCCGCGCGGCGATCATCACGACGCTGATCCTGGTGGCCACCTATGTGCTGGTGGCCTACGCGATCCAGTCGTTCGCCGGGTTCGGCGACACCGGGATCGGGTTGAACAACGAGGAGAACGTCGACGACGTGCTGACCGTGCTCGGCGGGCCGGTGGCCGGCGGGGTCGCCGCGGCGCTGCTGCTGTTGACGGTGTCGGTCTCGGCGCTGTCCTCGACGCAGACCACCATCTTGCCGACGGCGCGCGGCACCCTGTCCATGGCGGTCTACGAGGCCATCCCGAAGCGTTTCGCCTTCGTCCACCCGCGCTACATGACACCGACGTTCGGCACCATCGTGATGGGCATCTCCGCGCTCGGCTTCTTCTTCCTGCTGAGCTTCATCAGCCAGAACGCGTTGGCCGACTCGATCGCCTCGCTGGGTCTGGCGGTGGCGTTCTACTACATGATCACCGCGTTCGCCTGCGTCTGGTACTTCCGACGCACGCTGTTGGCCTCGACGCGAAACCTGTTCATGCGCGGCATCCTCCCGTTCCTCGGCGGGCTCGCGATGGTGTGGGCGTTCTTCCAGAGCGCGTACGACATGATCGACCCCGACTACGGCTACACCGCTTTCGGGTCCATCGGCGGCGTGTTCGTGTTCGGCGTCGGGATGCTGGTGCTCGGCATCCCGCTGATGCTGCTGTGCTTCGCCTTCGGCACCAAGCGGTTCTTCCGCGGCGAGACGCTGACGCCCGAGACCACGGTGAAGGTGCCCGACATCTACTGAGAGCGCGGAGGCGTGCAATGCATTTGACCGTTGGTTACCTGGCCACCCCGACCGGCGACGACGGCGTTGCGCTGGCCGTGGCGCTGGCACGGACGTTCGGCGCCGAGGTGGACGTGGTGCTGGTGATCCGCCACGAACTGCCCGACGGCAGCCCGGGCCGCGCCCAGTACCAGGAGCTGCTACTCGAGCGCGGGAACCGCTGGATCGCCGGCGCGGTGGCCGCCTTCGAGGCCGCCGGGATCGCCGCCACCCCCAACGTGCTCGTCGGCGAATCCTTCGCCGAGTCGCTGCTGAGTTTCGCCGAGGAGCACAACTCGGATCTCATCGTCGTCGGCGGCGCCCGCGACGGCTTCTTCGGCGGACACGTCATCGGCCCGGTTTCCAGTGCGCTGCTGCACAGTTCGACCATCCCGGTCGCCCTGGCCCCGCGCGGCTACGCCGAGGATCCCCCGCCGTCGCTGGCCGCGGTCACCGCGGCGGTGCCCACCAAACCTGGCGACGACAACCCGTTGCCGTTCGCGATCAAGCTGGCCGGGGTCGCCGGCCTGCCAATCCGGATGGTCTCGCTGGTCTCGGCGGAGAACCTCGCCGAGGCCGAGAACATCGCCGAGTTGCGCGCGTTGCAGATCACCGCTGCCGAGGAGAACCTGGATGTGGCGGCCCGCGCGCTGCCCACCGCCCCCGATATCGAATCCCTGGTGGCCGAGGGCATGACGCTGGAATCGGCCCTGAAGAAGCTGACCTGGAGTCAGGCCGACGTGTTGGTGGTGGGCTCGAGCCGCTTCGCCGCGCCGCGGCGGATCTTCCTGGGCTCCACGGCCGCGCGCATCCTGGCCGGGACCGACGCCCCGGTGATCGTCATCCCGCGCGACTGAGATTCCCCGCGCGGCCGCCGTCAGCGCTTGGTGAAAATCGTGCGGTGCCAGTCCTTCTCGACCACGCCGGTGATGTCGCTCATCACGTGCTTGATGGTCAGGTACTCCTCGAAGGAGTAGTCACTCATGTCCTTGCCGAACCCGGAGGCCCCGACGCCGCCGTGCGGCATCTCGCTGATGATCGGGATGTGGTCGTTGATCCACACGCAACCGGCATTGATCTCGCGCGAGGCGCGCTGCGCGCGGTAGACATCGCGCGTCCAGGCCGAGGCCGCCAACCCGTACTGGGTGTCGTTGGCCTGCCGCAGCGCGTCGTCATCGTCGGTGAACGCCCGCACCGTCAGCACAGGTCCGAAGATCTCCTCGCGGTAGACCTCGGAGGTCTCGGCGACGTCGGCGATCAGCGTCGGCGCGTAGAACGCGCCCGGCCCCTCGGGGGCGCGGCCGCCGGTGACGACGCGACCACCCTGATCCGGGGCCCGCGACACCATGCCGGCGACCTTGTCGCGGTGCGCGGCCGAAATCAGCGGGCCCAGGTCGGTGTCGGGGTCGTGCGGATCACCGATGACCACCTTGCCCATCACCTCGGCCACCCCGGCCACGAAGTCGTCGTAGAGCTCGCGGGCGACGATCGCGCGGGTGGCGGCCGTGCAGTCCTGGCCGGTGTTGATCAACGAGCCGGCCACCGCGCCCTGCACCGCGGCGTCGAGGTCGGCATCGGAGAAGACGACGAACGGCGCCTTGCCGCCGAGTTCGAGTTGCGTGCGATGGCCGTGCACCGCCGCGGCCGCCATCACCCGGCGACCGACCGCCGTCGAGCCGGTGAACGTGACGACGTCGACGTCGGGATGGCCGGCCAGGGCCGCGCCCACATCGGCGCCGGCCCCGGTGATCACGTTCAGCGCACCGTCGGGCAGGCCCGCCTCCTTGGCCAGGCGCGCCAGGGTCAGGGTCGTCAGCGGGGTGATCTCGGCGGGCTTGATGACCACCGTGCAACCGGCCGCCAGTGCGGGAATCACCTTCCACACCGCCATCTGCAGCGGGTAGTTCCACGGCGTGATGGTGGCGACCACACCGACCGCCTCGCGCCGGATGCTCGACGTGTGATCCGCGGAGTACTCGGCCGAGGCCTTGCCCTCCAAACGCCTTGCCGCTCCGGCGAAGAAGGCGACATTGTCGATGCTGCCCGGCAGGTCGAATTCGGTGGCCAACCGCACCGGCTTGCCGGTCTGGCTGACCTCCTCGGCGATGAAGACCTCGGCGTTGGCCTCCATCAATTCGGCGAGTTTGGCCAGTACGGCCGAGCGCTCGACGGGGGCCGCCGTGGCCCACCCGCGCAACGCGGCGCGGGCCGCGCCGACGGCGGTGTCCACGTCGGCCGGCGTGGCCAGCGCCAGTTCGGCGACGACACCGCCGGTGGCCGGGTTGACCAGTTGGTGCGTCGGCCCGGTGGTCTGGGCCACCGCGCCGTTGATCCAGCTGCCGGCCACGGTGGAGGTCTTGTCGGAGGCGGTCGCAGTCATGCCGCCACCGTAGTCGACGGGGGCGCCGCCTTCCACAGCTAGCGCTACGTATTCATTTGGACGCGGCACCGCCAACTTCGGATATTGACCGAATTGGTTGCCCCGGACAACTGATTCCGTGCACAATCAGCAGATGTCCGATACGTCGCCTCCGCAGCCGGGATCCGCGCGCATCGCCGGCCCGGGGCCCGCGATGCAGCTCGACGACCTCTCCAAGGCCATCATCGAGAAGTTGCAGGAGGACGGCCGTCGCTCCTATGCCGGGATCGGCAAGGCCGTCGGCCTGTCCGAGGCGGCCGTCCGGCAGCGCGTGCAACGGCTCACCGATGCGGGCGTCATGCAGATCGTGGCCGTCACCGACCCGATGCAACTGGGCTTCGCGCGGCAGGCCATGATCGGCATCCGCTGCACCGGCGACACCCGCAAGGTCGCCGAGGAACTGGCGGTCATCGATGAGGTCGACTACGTGGTGCTCACCGCGGGTTCGTTCGACGCCATCGCCGAGGTGGTCTGCGAGGACGACGACGGATTGCTCGAACTGCTGAACACCAAGATCCGGGCGGTGCCGGGAGTCATCGGGACCGAAACCTTGGTCTACCTGAAACTCGTGAAACAGCAATACAATTGGGGCACTCGATGACGTCAACCCAGGCCGGCGAGCTGTCCGCCAAGGCCGACCGCCACCTGTGGGGCCACTTCGCCCGGCACGGCGCCGGGATCACCCCGCCGATCATCACCCGCGGCGAGGGCGTGCACATCTGGGATGACAGCGGAAAGCGTTACATCGACGGGCTTTCGGGGCTGTTCGTCGTCCAGGTGGGCCACGGACGCGCCGAACTCGCCGAGGCCGCCGCCAAGCAGGCCGAGACGCTGGCCTTCTTCCCGCTCTGGAGCTACGCCACGCCACCGGCGATCGAACTGGCCGACCGATTGGCCACCTACGCGCCCGGGGACCTGAACCGGGTGTTCTTCACCACCGGCGGCGGCGAGGCCGTCGAATCGGCGTGGAAGCTGGCCAAGCAGTACTTCAAGCTCACCGGCAAACCCGGTAAGCACAAGGTGGTTTCGCGGGCGATCGCCTATCACGGCACACCGCAGGGCGCGCTGGCCATCACCGGGCTGCCGGCCTTCAAGGCGCCCTTCGAGCCGCTGACCCCGGGCGGCTTCCGGGTGCCCAACACCAACTTCTACCGCGCCCCGGAGCAGTACCGGACCGACATCAAGGCGTTCGGCGAGTATTGCGCCGACCGTATCGCCGAGGCCATCGAGTTCGAGGGCCCGGACACGGTGGCGGCCGTGTTCCTCGAGCCGGTCCAGAACGCCGGGGGCTGCTTCCCGCCGCCGCCCGGATACTTCGAGCGGGTCCGGGAGATCTGCGACGAGTACGACGTGCTGCTGGTCTCCGACGAGGTGATCTGCGCCTACGGCCGGATCGGATCGATGTTCGCCTGCGACGACTTCAACTACGTGCCGGACATGATCACCTGCGCCAAGGGATTGACCTCGGGCTACTCCCCGATCGGCGCAATGATCGCCAGCGACAAGCTCTTCGAGCCGTTCAACGACGGTCAGACGGTGTTCCCGCACGGCTACACCTTCGGTGGACATCCGGTGTCCTCGGCGGTGGCGCTGGCCAATCTGGACATCTTCGAACGCGAGGGCCTCAACGACCACGTCCGACAGACGGCACCGGCCTTCCGGTCGACGTTGGAGAAGCTCCTCGACTTGCCGATCGTCGGCGACGTGCGCGGCGAGGGCTTCTTCTATGGCATCGAACTGGTGAAGGACAAGACCACCCGGGAATCGTTCGACGACGAGGAATCCGAGCGGTTGCTGCGCGGGTACCTGACCCCGGCGCTGTGGGATGCCGGGCTGTACTGCCGCGCCGATGACCGCGGCGACCCAGTGGTGCAACTCGCGCCGCCGCTGATCTGCGGGCAGGCCGAGTTCGACGCCATCTACGAGATCCTGCACGGCGTGCTGAC
It encodes the following:
- a CDS encoding Lrp/AsnC family transcriptional regulator; translation: MSDTSPPQPGSARIAGPGPAMQLDDLSKAIIEKLQEDGRRSYAGIGKAVGLSEAAVRQRVQRLTDAGVMQIVAVTDPMQLGFARQAMIGIRCTGDTRKVAEELAVIDEVDYVVLTAGSFDAIAEVVCEDDDGLLELLNTKIRAVPGVIGTETLVYLKLVKQQYNWGTR
- a CDS encoding gamma-aminobutyraldehyde dehydrogenase, whose translation is MTATASDKTSTVAGSWINGAVAQTTGPTHQLVNPATGGVVAELALATPADVDTAVGAARAALRGWATAAPVERSAVLAKLAELMEANAEVFIAEEVSQTGKPVRLATEFDLPGSIDNVAFFAGAARRLEGKASAEYSADHTSSIRREAVGVVATITPWNYPLQMAVWKVIPALAAGCTVVIKPAEITPLTTLTLARLAKEAGLPDGALNVITGAGADVGAALAGHPDVDVVTFTGSTAVGRRVMAAAAVHGHRTQLELGGKAPFVVFSDADLDAAVQGAVAGSLINTGQDCTAATRAIVARELYDDFVAGVAEVMGKVVIGDPHDPDTDLGPLISAAHRDKVAGMVSRAPDQGGRVVTGGRAPEGPGAFYAPTLIADVAETSEVYREEIFGPVLTVRAFTDDDDALRQANDTQYGLAASAWTRDVYRAQRASREINAGCVWINDHIPIISEMPHGGVGASGFGKDMSDYSFEEYLTIKHVMSDITGVVEKDWHRTIFTKR
- a CDS encoding APC family permease; this encodes MAIAEPPARPRSDKGLQADALGLVGNIVIGLAATAPAYSLAATLGYIVLAVGEKAPSMFVLAFIPMLMVAFAYRELARDTPDCGTTFTWGTKAFGPWIGWIGGWGLAVSAIIVLANVAEIAAIYLFRFVGLDSLAESLTAKVLLGSFFIIAMTVVSARGIVLSERIQSVLMVIQFVILIGVSVIALVRVFAGTAGEQAVLPSWSWLWPSGLDASSIAAAVILCIFIYWGWDACLAVGEETKDSENTPGRAAIITTLILVATYVLVAYAIQSFAGFGDTGIGLNNEENVDDVLTVLGGPVAGGVAAALLLLTVSVSALSSTQTTILPTARGTLSMAVYEAIPKRFAFVHPRYMTPTFGTIVMGISALGFFFLLSFISQNALADSIASLGLAVAFYYMITAFACVWYFRRTLLASTRNLFMRGILPFLGGLAMVWAFFQSAYDMIDPDYGYTAFGSIGGVFVFGVGMLVLGIPLMLLCFAFGTKRFFRGETLTPETTVKVPDIY
- a CDS encoding universal stress protein, whose translation is MHLTVGYLATPTGDDGVALAVALARTFGAEVDVVLVIRHELPDGSPGRAQYQELLLERGNRWIAGAVAAFEAAGIAATPNVLVGESFAESLLSFAEEHNSDLIVVGGARDGFFGGHVIGPVSSALLHSSTIPVALAPRGYAEDPPPSLAAVTAAVPTKPGDDNPLPFAIKLAGVAGLPIRMVSLVSAENLAEAENIAELRALQITAAEENLDVAARALPTAPDIESLVAEGMTLESALKKLTWSQADVLVVGSSRFAAPRRIFLGSTAARILAGTDAPVIVIPRD
- a CDS encoding aspartate aminotransferase family protein, whose product is MTSTQAGELSAKADRHLWGHFARHGAGITPPIITRGEGVHIWDDSGKRYIDGLSGLFVVQVGHGRAELAEAAAKQAETLAFFPLWSYATPPAIELADRLATYAPGDLNRVFFTTGGGEAVESAWKLAKQYFKLTGKPGKHKVVSRAIAYHGTPQGALAITGLPAFKAPFEPLTPGGFRVPNTNFYRAPEQYRTDIKAFGEYCADRIAEAIEFEGPDTVAAVFLEPVQNAGGCFPPPPGYFERVREICDEYDVLLVSDEVICAYGRIGSMFACDDFNYVPDMITCAKGLTSGYSPIGAMIASDKLFEPFNDGQTVFPHGYTFGGHPVSSAVALANLDIFEREGLNDHVRQTAPAFRSTLEKLLDLPIVGDVRGEGFFYGIELVKDKTTRESFDDEESERLLRGYLTPALWDAGLYCRADDRGDPVVQLAPPLICGQAEFDAIYEILHGVLTEAGRRL
- a CDS encoding sigma-70 family RNA polymerase sigma factor, with protein sequence MTSSAGAVEFEAVRPHLLAVAYRLTGTVADAEDMVQDAWLRWAGLGERRREIADLRAWLTTVVSRLSLDWLRSAAHRRENYVGSWLPEPVVVEHGADDPLAAVVAAEGARYAAMVVLERLSPDQRVAFVLHDGFGMSFPEVAEVLGTSAAAARQLGSRARRAVAQAPAPPSDSQHDEVVGQLMAAIAAGDLAAVVALLHPEVRFTGDANRRAPTAAQVIIGPDKVARFLLGLAQRYGPGFVTSQRLALINGELGSFTAGQPVESGFAEMMPRIAAMTVKDGKVWAVWDIANPDKFTGSPLGGR